From Paenibacillus sp. V4I7, one genomic window encodes:
- a CDS encoding carbohydrate ABC transporter permease has translation MKSRTVKKIRNQTIIYVIVFIFTIWTLFPVYWMVKSSFTPNELMYTPKPGLVPDSWTLSHYKDLFQKTKFMNYVKNSLYVASLVTLISVSISILGSYSMTRLRYRGRSFFSQSIIYTYLLPTAVLFIPMYVAVSKLGLSDNKNALLIVYPTIIVPYCCYMLISYFKAIPRELEEAALIDGCSSLQALFRIILPIAAPGIAVVSTFAFTLAWNEYLYALVLTTSPGQQTVNIGISGFKFSDQAVWGLLMGSSVIASLPAIFLYFLAQRFLKSGLAAGGVK, from the coding sequence ATGAAGTCAAGAACAGTGAAAAAGATTAGGAATCAGACGATTATTTACGTCATTGTTTTTATTTTCACCATCTGGACGTTGTTTCCGGTGTATTGGATGGTCAAATCCTCCTTTACCCCGAACGAGCTGATGTATACACCGAAACCCGGTTTGGTTCCTGATTCGTGGACATTATCCCATTACAAGGATTTATTTCAAAAAACGAAGTTCATGAATTATGTGAAAAACAGCCTTTATGTGGCTTCCCTCGTTACCCTCATATCGGTGAGCATCAGTATTCTGGGCTCGTACAGCATGACCCGGCTGCGTTACCGGGGGAGAAGCTTTTTCTCGCAAAGTATTATTTATACGTATCTGCTGCCAACGGCGGTATTGTTTATCCCGATGTATGTGGCGGTAAGCAAGCTTGGTTTGAGCGACAATAAGAATGCTTTGCTGATTGTTTACCCGACCATTATCGTTCCTTATTGCTGCTACATGCTGATCAGCTACTTCAAGGCAATTCCCAGAGAGCTGGAGGAAGCGGCCTTGATCGACGGATGCAGCAGTCTTCAGGCCTTGTTCAGAATCATACTGCCCATTGCGGCTCCCGGAATAGCCGTCGTATCTACCTTTGCTTTCACACTGGCATGGAACGAATATTTGTATGCTTTGGTTTTGACGACAAGCCCGGGGCAGCAGACGGTCAATATTGGGATTTCCGGCTTTAAATTTTCGGATCAGGCAGTCTGGGGACTGCTGATGGGCTCGTCTGTCATTGCATCCTTGCCAGCCATTTTCCTGTATTTCCTGGC